Part of the Flavobacterium sp. MDT1-60 genome, AGGAAGTCAAAAAGAAAGAATTATTAGCACAAGGTATTACGCAAATTAAGTTTAGCGCCAATCTTTGGGTATATGTGGTTTTGGTAACCCTGATAGGGATTTCATGGGGAATTGGAAAGGCAGCTGTCTACAAACATATTCCGGAATATTTTCCAAATGAAGTTGGAGTTGTGGGAGGAATGGTTGGATTAATTGGCGGACTTGGCGGTTTCTTTGGCCCCATAATTTTTGGTTACCTGCTCAATGCTACCGGATTATGGACCAGTTCCTGGATCTTCATTTTCGCAGTATCGGTTCTTTGTTTGCTTTGGATGCACCGAACAATTATAAAAACAATGCGGATTAAATCACCGGATTTTATCAGAGATATAGAAGCTAAATAATAAAAATAAACAAAGAATATTATGAAAACCTGGTTAGATAAATGGGAGCCCGAAGATGAAATATATTGGAATACTGCAGGAAGTAAAATTGCCTGGAGAACTTTAACAATAACAACGCTTACGTTAATTCTATCATTTGCATCCTGGTTTATGATGAGCGTAATAGCCGTAAAATTACCAGGCTTAGGATTTAATTTTTCGAAAGATCAATTATTCTGGCTGACCGCCATTCCGGGATTGGCTGCCGGATTCTTAAGAATCATTCACACTTTTATATTACCCATATTTGGGACTCGACATGTCGTTTCTTTTGCAACAGCAATTAAATTAATTCCCGTAATCGGAATTGGTTTTGCAGTAATGAATGTAAATACGCCTTTTTGGGTATTTGCTGTTCTTGCAGTCACAACAGGTTTTGGAGGAGGCGATTTCTCCTCTTACATGCCCAGTACAAGTTTATTTTTTCCAAAGAGATTAAAAGGAACGGCGCTCGGAATACAAGCCGGAATAGGAAATTTTGGTGTTTCTGTAGCGCAGTTTGTTACGCCCCTTATCATAAGTATTGGAATTTACGGAACAGCTTCTGTATTTACAAGCATTGATCAAAAAGAAACCATTACTACTTTTCAGCATTCAACCATCGAAAAACAAAAAGAAGTTTTTGGCTTACTTGATGCCGACGTACAAACTAAAATATTATCAAACGTAAAGAAAACTATTATCGACTCGGTTAAAACATCAATTAATTCAGATGATAAAGTTGTTCTTTTTAGTTCGTTACCAATAAAAGCGAAGGCAAAAGCTATTGCCAACGCAAACCCGAAATTAGCAGAGAAAATACTTAATGATATAAACCCTCAAAATACTGCGGTTAAAAACAAGGAAATATATTTACAATCAGCTGCTTTTTGGTTTGTTCCTTTCTTATTGTTATTGTCAATTATAAGTTGGTTTTATTTAAGAAGTATTCCGATGAAAGCATCCATTAAAGAACAAATGGATATTTTCTCCAATAAACATACTTGGTATTGCACGATAACCTATTTAATGACTTTTGGAACTTTTGCTGGTTTGTCTGCCGCTTTTCCCTTAATGATTAAATTTTTATATGGAGATTTCCCAAATGCACCGGATCCTTTAGTTTATGCATTTTATGGTCCGCTTATTGGCTCTGCAAGCAGAATTGCTTTTGGTTTTGTTGCTGATAAAGTTGGTGGCGCAATACTAACTACAATTACCGGTTTAGGAATTTTGGCTGGAGCAATCATTTTGATAACGCAAGGACTTGTTGCGCCAACAAGCATGGATCAATTTCCGCTTTTTGTAGCAGTAATTTTAGCGATGTTCTTCTTTACAGGAATCGGAAATGCAGGTACTTTTAGACAGTATCCAATTATTTTCGCAGAGAATCAGCGTCAGGCAGCCGGAGTAATTGGCTGGACAGCTGCAATTGCTGCATTTGGACCTTTTATCTTTTCGAAATTGATAGGAAATAATATTTCTGCTAATGGTACCGTAAATCAATTCTTTATTGGTGTGGCTTTTTTCACTATATTAGCTACAGGTATCAATTGGTGGTTCTATAATCGTAAGAATTGTGAAAGACCGAGTTAAGAAGTAATCATTAAATTTTAATTAAGGATGAAAAATAAAACATTTAATACCAAGGCTTTACTTATAGCAACTGCAGTATCAGCACTGACCATTGTTTTTGTTTTTTATGGTTCAAGAAAACTGCAAAATTTTGATGCCGCGCTAATCACTTATTTATTCGGAACCGTATTTGCTTTCTTCGGAATTGTATATAGATATTCCGTTTGGCTTCAAAGACCACCAACGTGGATGTATTTCAAACGCAGTCTTCAATTTTTATTCACAGGAAAAATACTTTCGCACTTGTGGTTTTTGGGTAAAGAATCTGTCGGAAATATTGTAGTTCAAAAATTCATTTATCCAAGAAGTAAATACCGTTGGTTCGCCCATTTTTGTATTGCACTAGGATGTATGTCAGCTTTTGCGATAACCATTCCGCTAACATTTGGCTGGATACATTTTACATTGGCTCCAAATTCCATTTCTATTTACGAAGCTCATTTTTTCGGTTTTAAAATGATGGATTTTAAAATAGGATCTTTTCTCGCATTTCTGATTTTTCACGCTTTAAATTGGTCTTCCTGGTTGGTAATAATTGGATCTGTCTATTATTTAAGAAGACGATTAACAAATCCGGGTTTAATAGCAACACAAACTTTTGAAGGTGATTTGTTACCCCTTATTTTATTGATTGCAATTTCAGTTACAGGATTATGTTTGACCTATTCCTATCAATTCATGAAAGGATTTGCATATGATTTCTTAGCGGTAATTCATGCCGTAACGGTCATTATGTTTTTAATATGGATTCCGTTTGGAAAATTCTTTCACATTATACAGCGTCCTGCACAAATTGGAACTCATATATACAAGAAAGAAGGAATCAAAAAAGGAATGGCGATTTGTCCACACACCGGAGAAGAATTTGCAACACAACTTCATATTGACGATTTAAAAATCGTTACCAAACAATTAGGTTTCGACTTTACACACGAAGATGGAACTTCACATTTAGATTTAAGTCCGGAAGGAAAAAGATCCCGTTTAGCACAGGCACACTTAAAAGCCAGATTAGCGGGTGGAAACTTATTTGGATAAGAAAAATATAGTTTCAGGTTTCTTTTGTTTCAAGTTTCAGGTTCTCTAAGACAACTTGAAACCTGAAACATGGAACTTGAAACAAAAAAAACAAAAACAAAAATGGCAAAATTACCTATATCAACTGAAAAAATAATTGAGGCTTTCGGTCCTCATCTAAATTATGCACCAAAAGACGGTTACGAAGGTAGAGACGAACCGGATGAGCTTGTAAAAACACATTGCTGTTTCTGTGGAATGCAATGCGGTATTCAATTGTCAGTAAAAGATAATAAAGTAGTAGGTTTTGAACCATGGATGGAATTTCCTTTTAATGAAGGACGTTTGTGCCCAAAAGGAGTACAACGCTATTTACAAAATAATCATCCGGATAGACTTTTGCATCCGATAAAAAGAGTAGAAGGAAAAGGTTTTGAAAAAACAACATGGGATGAAGCTATGGATAAAACCGTTTCTGAAATAAAAAGAATTCAGGAAAAATATGGTAAACATGCTTTTTCAATGCTATCAGGCGTATCGCTTACCAATGAAAAAAGTTATTTGGTTGGAAAATTTGCGCGTGTTGCTTTAAAAACCAGAAATTTGGATTATAACGGAAGACTTTGCATGGTAAGTGCCGGAGCAGGAAATAAAAAAGCTTTCGGTTTGGACCGAGCTTCCAATAATTACTCGGATTTAGAATATGCTGAAGTGATTATCGTGGCTGGTGCCAATATCAGTGAAACTTTTCCAACTTTAACGCATTGGATTTGGAAAGCAAGAGATCGCGGAGCAAAATTAATTGTTATTGATCCCAGAATGATTCCGCTAGCCAGAACGGCAG contains:
- a CDS encoding magnesium transporter MgtE N-terminal domain-containing protein codes for the protein MKTWLDKWEPEDEIYWNTAGSKIAWRTLTITTLTLILSFASWFMMSVIAVKLPGLGFNFSKDQLFWLTAIPGLAAGFLRIIHTFILPIFGTRHVVSFATAIKLIPVIGIGFAVMNVNTPFWVFAVLAVTTGFGGGDFSSYMPSTSLFFPKRLKGTALGIQAGIGNFGVSVAQFVTPLIISIGIYGTASVFTSIDQKETITTFQHSTIEKQKEVFGLLDADVQTKILSNVKKTIIDSVKTSINSDDKVVLFSSLPIKAKAKAIANANPKLAEKILNDINPQNTAVKNKEIYLQSAAFWFVPFLLLLSIISWFYLRSIPMKASIKEQMDIFSNKHTWYCTITYLMTFGTFAGLSAAFPLMIKFLYGDFPNAPDPLVYAFYGPLIGSASRIAFGFVADKVGGAILTTITGLGILAGAIILITQGLVAPTSMDQFPLFVAVILAMFFFTGIGNAGTFRQYPIIFAENQRQAAGVIGWTAAIAAFGPFIFSKLIGNNISANGTVNQFFIGVAFFTILATGINWWFYNRKNCERPS
- a CDS encoding MFS transporter, producing MKNKTFNTKALLIATAVSALTIVFVFYGSRKLQNFDAALITYLFGTVFAFFGIVYRYSVWLQRPPTWMYFKRSLQFLFTGKILSHLWFLGKESVGNIVVQKFIYPRSKYRWFAHFCIALGCMSAFAITIPLTFGWIHFTLAPNSISIYEAHFFGFKMMDFKIGSFLAFLIFHALNWSSWLVIIGSVYYLRRRLTNPGLIATQTFEGDLLPLILLIAISVTGLCLTYSYQFMKGFAYDFLAVIHAVTVIMFLIWIPFGKFFHIIQRPAQIGTHIYKKEGIKKGMAICPHTGEEFATQLHIDDLKIVTKQLGFDFTHEDGTSHLDLSPEGKRSRLAQAHLKARLAGGNLFG